In the genome of Dermacentor silvarum isolate Dsil-2018 chromosome 1, BIME_Dsil_1.4, whole genome shotgun sequence, one region contains:
- the LOC119448563 gene encoding G2/mitotic-specific cyclin-B2 — protein MSGTCFVTHTNVIGRHMFCSELCPLQASNWYRHLPLASPSDARGNKSGLGRKPGVQRGRWCMPPTPWITEDVAALSQSMQKATMNAEQKPNTKEQALSASLLPPGVPDILAGDLQAPQMCAHYAQEMFDCMTYLESKWPVPPKFLRLQTALTPEMRAILINRMMMVHQRFQMLQETLFLAVSLTDKFLQGQSVSRSTLQLLGVSAIFVAGKFEAMMPPALGDMIYVTVGAYQSKDVLRMEQQILRTLDWFLGQPLRLYHPRRNSKAAQAEIAEHSLAKLVLVLCLLDYPRAWVRPSEQATAAVCLSLSLFDREDQHRRGSLMSNFGRYTEEALQPTIKCMAGLLLDPPKSTLKAPFEKYKRRRLEGVSTVIVSHDAKLRKMAGRP, from the coding sequence ATGTCCGGTACGTGTTTCGTGACCCACACGAATGTCATTGGCCGGCACATGTTCTGCTCCGAATTGTGTCCATTACAGGCTTCCAATTGGTACAGGCACCTGCCTCTTGCATCGCCGAGTGATGCCCGTGGCAACAAGAGCGGGCTGGGGCGCAAGCCTGGCGTGCAGAGAGGCAGATGGTGCATGCCACCTACTCCGTGGATAACTGAGGATGTGGCTGCCTTGTCCCAGAGTATGCAGAAGGCTACAATGAACGCAGAGCAGAAGCCCAACACTAAGGAACAGGCCTTGtcagcctctctgctgccacctGGGGTGCCCGACATCCTTGCGGGCGACCTCCAGGCGCCCCAGATGTGCGCCCATTATGCACAGGAGATGTTCGACTGCATGACATACCTTGAAAGCAAGTGGCCTGTGCCGCCCAAGTTCCTCCGGCTGCAGACGGCGCTGACACCCGAGATGAGGGCCATCCTCATCAACAGGATGATGATGGTGCACCAACGCTTCCAGATGCTCCAAGAAACATTGTTCCTGGCCGTCTCACTCACTGACAAATTCCTGCAGGGGCAGAGTGTGAGCCGTTCCACGCTTCAGCTGCTGGGTGTGTCGGCCATCTTTGTTGCCGGCAAGTTTGAGGCGATGATGCCGCCCGCACTTGGAGACATGATCTACGTCACCGTTGGTGCTTACCAGAGCAAGGACGTGCTGCGCATGGAGCAGCAGATCCTTCGCACACTCGACTGGTTCTTGGGGCAACCCTTGCGTCTTTACCACCCGCGCCGAAACTCCAAGGCAGCCCAGGCTGAAATTGCGGAGCATAGCCTGGCCAAGTTGGTGCTGGTGCTGTGCCTGCTGGACTACCCCAGGGCATGGGTGCGGCCCTCCGAGCAGGCTACTGCGGCCGTCTGCCTCAGCCTGTCGTTGTTTGACCGGGAGGACCAGCACAGGCGGGGTTCCCTGATGTCGAACTTTGGGCGCTACACGGAGGAAGCCCTGCAGCCCACCATCAAATGCATGGCAGGACTTCTCCTCGATCCACCAAAAAGCACCCTCAAGGCTCCATTCGAGAAGTACAAGCGCCGCCGGCTCGAAGGTGTGAGCACAGTGATCGTTTCCCACGATGCTAAGCTCCGCAAGATGGCTGGCCGACCCTGA